The window GGTTTCCTCGCGCCGGGCGGCGCGCCCGCCGCGCTCCTGGAGGAGCAGCTGGCGCAGGTCACGGGGCCCTACGCCGTCAATCTGTTCACGCGGCAGGCGCCCTTCGAGTCGCTTGCCGACGTCCGCCGTGTCGCCGGCGACCGCCCCCTGCCGGAGGTCGACCTGTCGAACGACTTCGACGCCAAGTTCGCCGCCGTGCTCGCCGCGGAGCGTCCGCCGGTGGTCGTCTCCGCGACGTTCGGGCCCTTCACGCGGGAGGAAAACGACGCGCTGCACGCCCGGGGGATACATGCGTGGGTCACAGTGACAAATCCCACTGACGCGGTGGCCGCCGTGGAGGCGGGTGCGGATGCGCTCGTCGTCCAGGGGCCCGACGCCGGCGGGCACCGTTCGACGTGGACGGTCGCGGAAGAACCGGACACCCGCCCGCTGCCCGATCTGGTCCGATCTGTGGCGGCCGTCGTCGACGTGCCGCTCATTGCCGCCGGCGGCATCCGCGATGCGGAGGATGTGGCTGCAGCCCTGGCACTGCCCGGAGTGGTCGCCGTGTCCTGCGGTTCTGCGTTCCTGCTGGCCGATGAGGCCGGCACCTCGCCGCTCAACCGCGAGCTTCTGGCGGCGGGCGGGCGCAGCGTGGCGAGCCGGGCCTTCAGCGGCCGCGTCGCCCGCGGACTGGAAACGGACTTCACCCGGAACAACCCGGACATCCCGCCGATCTACCCCTACCTCGTGTCGCTGCAGGCCGCGGAACGGCGGGAACGCCCGCGGGAACTGGCCTACTGCCTCGTCGGGGTGGGCGTCGAGAAGCTCGGGGGTGGCCCCGCGGCGGGGATTCTGGCTCGACTCGCGCCTGAACAGGCAATTTCACGCTAAAGTCGTGGGGACGTTTCCCTTTACTTTCGGAGGTAAAAAGCAGTGACCGCCCACGCGCAGCCTGAGCACAACAACTGGAACGAGAAGATCGCCCTCGCTCAGGAGATGCTGCCGCTGATCGGCCAGC of the Corynebacterium humireducens NBRC 106098 = DSM 45392 genome contains:
- a CDS encoding nitronate monooxygenase; this translates as MDIPQIIVAPMAGGPSSPALVDAAAAAGSLGFLAPGGAPAALLEEQLAQVTGPYAVNLFTRQAPFESLADVRRVAGDRPLPEVDLSNDFDAKFAAVLAAERPPVVVSATFGPFTREENDALHARGIHAWVTVTNPTDAVAAVEAGADALVVQGPDAGGHRSTWTVAEEPDTRPLPDLVRSVAAVVDVPLIAAGGIRDAEDVAAALALPGVVAVSCGSAFLLADEAGTSPLNRELLAAGGRSVASRAFSGRVARGLETDFTRNNPDIPPIYPYLVSLQAAERRERPRELAYCLVGVGVEKLGGGPAAGILARLAPEQAISR